Part of the Nicotiana sylvestris chromosome 2, ASM39365v2, whole genome shotgun sequence genome, TGTATAAATTACATAATGCATGCATATTTCGGCATGCTtaagttattttatttttcagagtTGTGGTAGCTTCTGTGCTAGACAAAAGATGAGTTTCAAGCCCAAACTCAAAGAACTGTGTAGACATCATCTTTCAAAATAAAAAGTATAGTGTGTTTGCTCACTTCCTAATAAGTAAGAGTTAATTTCATTTGGCTCAGGCATAATATGCATATACTTTACCCCTCAATGGGGTTTACTTGTCAAACAAATTAACTAGCAAATAATAGTGTGCTCATGTATGCACTTCTTTTTCTGGCCTCAAGTGGGTATGAGTTGATGATGATGGAAGCTGAAGCCAAAGATTCTGAAGAAGAAAATGAGGGCATTGCTGCAAATAGGCATGGAGAGAAAATAGCTATCATGGGTCCTGATCATTCAAAAAGTCCTAATCAATTCCTTGTGAAGCAGGAAGCCTCTACAAACACTTCAGACTTACGCACATTTAGAGGTTTGTCAGGTCTGGGAAACACTAAGGAGCTATCGTTATCTGCTTCGAAGCAGTCAAAATCTCATCAGGTTCCAGCCTTTGAAGAATCTCCCAACAGGGATACTAAGATGCTTAATACCAACTTGTGTAGGACAAAGGAAGAGCTGCCATCTAGCATTGAACAAAATGGaagtgattttgtttttgtttcaaGTAGTGCCAGGAAATCCCCTCATTCTTGTTCGTCCCGAGAAATCCCAAGGAAATTCAACCTTCCCATGACCTCAGAACAAATTAAGACTTACGCAGGAAGTCCTGCTACTGCTGAAGCAGGTACAGAATTTGATTTCCTTAACCTGTCCTCAGAGAGGGATCAAGAGAAAAGTGAGTTAGGTGCAAAAACTTCAAAGAACTTGTCATTTCCTGGGAAGGGTCAAAGCAGTAGACTGCCCGAGAAAAGGCCGTTGGGCATTTCAGATAGTAGCTTCCAGTCATCAAGGACTAGTAATAATCCAGAAAGCATACAAGATGGTTACTTGACGGCAAATCGTACTGAGCAGTTAGTACACACGTCAAAGTTACATAGTCCACGCAAAATAGGCTGTCATCTATCATCTAGGAACACTGCCCCTCACTATGACAATGGTGTAACTCTTCATACTTATCATGATTCTACCATTTCCAATCCTGTGACACTAAGCACTCAGCGAGGGTGTGATGAGGATGAACCTCAAAGTGGCACTTTTAGGATCATGGAGTCAAAAGGGAATAGTCATGGCACTGTTGATGTTAATGGGCCATTGGATGAACTATATGATGTCCTATCTCCTGTTACTGAAAGAAGAGATACCCTGAAGTTTAATGTGCTGGCGGGGTTCGATAAAGCTGGAGATGATTCAGTGTCAGGGTCTAAGCCATTGAGGAAAACATCGCTTTCCAAGAAGATACCCACCTCTGATGTTAATGGGCCATTAGATGAACTGCATGATGTCCCTTCTCCAGTTAATGAAAGAAGAGATACCCTGAAGTCTAATGTGCTGGCTGAGTTTAACAAGGCTGGAGATGATTCGATGTCAGGGTCTAAACCAATGAAGAAACGATCGCTTTCCAAGAAGACACTGGGATCTAGACAAAGTTTCCGTAGAGGGGATGATAGGAATCAGAAAGGGTCTTTATCCATTAACAAGACTGCTCTGATGTCTGATTCAGCTGCTTCCAGTGGCGGCGGAAGAGAGGAGACAGAGCATCAAAATAACTTAAACTCTACAAATGGTGAGGCTCTCCCTGCAAATAATGCAGATTCAAGCAAAGAGAAtgagagaaataaatttttgaattctGAAAAAGAAACTGCCAAAACAAATGAATCCATAAATGATGATACTGAGGCTCCTGAGGACCAAGACGATGAGGAGTTAAACGTTTTAAAAGAGAAGTCTACTGATACTGAAGCGCAACGTTCTAGGCTTCGATCAATGGAGAAGAAATTAAATGTGAACAAGGTGGTAAATCAGGATGATATGAGGGATACTGATGTTGCAAAGAGCCAAAGTACTGAAAACAACAAATCTGAAACTCAAAAGATTCTTTCTGACAAGAAGACCAAGTTAAGTGAATCAACTTATGTGGGGAAAGCTTCAGTGGAGAAAGTTTCCAGTGGCCCAAATTATCTGATGAAGAATAGCAAGAAAACTAATGTTGCAACTAAAAGAGCTCTGGTTTCTACAGAAGGAGTAGAAGGGAAGAAGTGCAGAACTGATGGAAAGAAGGCAGATGCAAAAAAGGCAAAAGGGTCTCCATCTAAAAAGGGTGAGGTTCTGCCTGCAGATTTGAGCAAAgagattgagagaaataaaattttGGATTCTGAAAAAGAAACTGCCAAAACTACTGAATCGATAAATGATGATACTGAGGCTCCAGAGGATCAAGAAGATGAGGAGTTAAATGTTCTAAGAGAGAAGTCTTCTGATACTGAAGCGCAGCATTCTAGGCTTCGATCAATGGAGAAGAGGTTAAATGTGAATAATGTTGTAAATCAGAATGATATGAAGGATACTGATGTTGCAAAGACACAAAGTATTGAAAACAACACATCTGATACTCCAAAGACTCTTTCTGGCAAGAAAACCAAGTTAAGTGAATCAACTTCTGTGGAAGCTTCAGAGGAGAAAGTTTCCAAAGGTCCAAAACATCTGATGAAGAATAGCAAGAAAACTAACCTAGCTACTAAAAGAGTTGCGGTTTCTACAGAAGGTGCAGAAAGGAAGAAGTGCAGACCTGATAAGGCAAATGCAAAAAAGGGAAAAGGGCCTCCATCTGAAACAGGTAAAACCACAGTAATTGCAACAGAGCATCAATCTGAGAGATCCATGGATGTGGAAAAGGAGAATATACCTGATGTGGGAGGCCAGAACGCGAGTCATGCTAAACATGGGGCTGACAGAAGTTCTCCTTACGACAAAAAACTTCGCTCAGTGCAGGTTACAAAAGTACAAAGTGAGCCAAGGTGGTTTATAGTTAGTGGGCATCGGCTACAAAGAAAGGAGTTTCAGCAAGTTATCAAGCGATTGAAAGGAAAAGTGTGCAGAGATTCTCACCAGTGGTCATATCAGGCAACAGATTTCATTGTCCCTGCTCCATTGCGAAGAACAGAGAAGTTTTTTGCTGCTGCATCCTCTGGAAGGTATGGCTAATTTTACATCCCTAAGTTATGTCCTTTATcaaaagtaaacacattgtttagtattttctgatttttacaGGTGGATCCTCAAAACGGATTATTTAACTGCTTGTGTCGAGGCTGGAAAATTCTTAGATGAGGAGCCATATGAATGGCACAAAAAGGGATTGACTGAAGACTTAGCTATCAACTTAGAGGCCCCAAGAAAGTGGAGACTTCTGAGGGAGAGGACTGGACATGGCGCATTATATGGGATGAGGATAATCATATATGGAGACTGCATTGTACCACCATTGGTATGGTAATTTGGTGTTTGTTGTGTAGGTTTCTTGAAGATTGAGTTCCTATGTTGCCAATTTGCAAGATTCTCTCTCTGCCGTGAACTCCTTTTACATTGTGTTTTTAATGATGACAAAATATTTTCAGGAAATTCTTTGATGAAATCATTTCAAGTGTTTGGTTTCCTCCTTGCATTATGGGATCCCCCCCAACCCAAGTCCTTACAAAGCATAACTTCCTTCAACTTTTTTATTAGAAAGCATAACTCTTACTCTATATCAGTTGTTTCAATCAACACGTAGACATTATAGTCAATTTTTAGTACTAAAGAATTACCACCAAAAcactatttctatatttttatccTACACCTTATATGATCTTAATGTGGCATACTTTTATACCCGACCAAAATTGGAAAATGATCTGGAAATGATTTCCTAAGATGAAGCATTTTTGGTGGAAAGTGTTTTTCATGGAAACAGTTTTACTGCATTCCAAATACAAGTGATATCTTGAACATTAAATTTCCTCGGATTGCACTTCGTCTGTATCTCCAGCTGGTTTCAAGATGCTCTCTTTTTGTTGAATCAGGAAACATTGAAGCGAGCAGTCAAGGCTGGAGATGGCATTATATTAGCAACTGCTCCTCCATACAGTCGCTTCCTTGAGTCAGGTGTTGACTTTGCCATTGTTAGTGAGGTGATGCCACGTTGTGACAAGTGGGTGCAAGAATTCTTAAGGCATGAGATACCTTGTGTGTTGCCTGATTACTTGGTGACTTATGTGTGCAAACCTGGTTATCCCCTCAACAATTATGTACAATACAACACTCATGCTTGGGCAGAAAGGGCGCTGCAAAAACATGTCAATCGCTTGGAAGAGATTGTTGAGGAGATGGTACGGTCGAATGACGATAAGAATGATTTAGCATGCCAAGTATGCGGGTCGCCTGACAGGGAGGAAGTAATGCTGATCTGTGGTGACGAAAGTGCCTCTCACGGATGTGGCATTGGCATGCACGTAGATTGCTGTGATCCTCCCCTTGAATGTGTACCAGAGGAAGACTGGTTTTGCCCAGAATGTAGCAAGAATAGAAGCAACACAAGCATCAAAAGGAAGTCCAAAAAGGGGACCTCTACTTCCAAGAGGAAGAAGTGATATTCTGCCTTTTGGTTTAGGTCTGTATAATAAGTTTGGTATATTTAGATTAGTGAATTGTACAAAAATAACTATTAGTTCAGGATAAGTTTGATAAGTAGGTACGATAGCCATTTCTTTCCTTTTGTAGCAGCTCGCtgcctttttatttatttttatttttagttgttaTAACAAGTAAAGTTTTAGTTTTAATCAGCTTCTGAAGGTTCTTGGACAACCTGAAATCTTCAATGCAGGGCCAAGACTGTCACATTTGCCCTATGAATTCATCCCCTTCATGTTTGAATCTGTAACCATAATATTTAAGCCAACACTGTCTTTTGTGACAGTTGACATTCTGCATATTGTGCAATCTTCCATACTTTGAATTGTTCATTACACCATTTCTCTATCATTACACAAAAATACCCATCTGAACAATCTTGTTCCTGGAAGAAAATACGAACCGGGGAACAAGGGCGTATCTAGAGTATAGTATATGGGTTCTCAAGAACCTAGTAACTTTTGCGTGGATcatgtattttttattaaaatttttaCTAAGTATCAGTAAATATCTAACAGTGAACCTAGTTATTATTATTGTATATAAATTTGAGATTGCGACAgaaacccataaacttcaaatcccGAATTCGCCTTTGCCAGGGAAGCTTTGCGGGAGCATGCATTTGGTTTGCTAACACTCAAGTACTTATGTCTAAATTACGACCATACATTGAGATTCTATTCCCCTTGTTAGTCAGTAAGGATGCTATCTCTCTCTTCTCCTTTGTCACTCAACCATCAAAATATGGACATATACATCATTTTTTCACTCTACAAAATTACTACCTCTTGTCTATATTATCTATCCTTACTTTAAGGTTTTTTCACATCCTTTATCTGTCTCTTAACCATGTCAATTAATTAAGGTGTGAATTTGGAACAAGTAGCAatgcttttccttttttttttttctctcgaaAACTTCAAATATCTTGGAACATATTCGTCTAATGTCTTAAACTCAATCAGCTTGTGAGATGCAGAAAGATAACTGGCATGTGGATTGGATGCATCCAAGCTCCCAATTCCAAACTCCAAAGTCATTACTACTCACTGCTACTCCCTCCGTCTCATATTATCTGTCATGATTCTCTTATACGCGTCCGTTAAAAAAGAGTAATTAGGATGATATTTTGACTACTTTACCCTTATTCATATCTTAATATTTAATCTTTCTTCGTTGGTATTTGAACAAAGTTAGATGTTTGTTATCTTCAAGGATAATTATTACtaaggtaaaaaagaaaaagataatcaattttgtcttgaacttctaaaatgacaaataatttgagataactaTTTTTAGTAACCACAACTGATAATATGAGACGGAGGGAGTATCTCATAAGAATTTGTGCTAAATTGTTTATACCTTCACTTTCGCCTTAAGAGATTACTAGTTTTTCTTTCTTAAATATCCTCAAGAGTATGATCTTAATTACAATATTAAATATGATCCCATGAACCTATGTCATATCCCCAATTAAAGATCTATTGATCAATATTATCATGCTTTTACCTCGTTATATGGATATTATTTTCTTGACAAAATAGACATTAAGAGTTTCCATAAAATAaaaggctagaaagaaagggaaaCAACATAGAGATTGGGGAATTAATTTACTATATTTTTACATGCTTTCAGTGTCAGACTTGGAAGtacatactccctccgttttaatttatgtgaactcatttgactgagcacaaagtttaagaaaatagagaagatttttgaatttgtggtgta contains:
- the LOC104238004 gene encoding BRCT domain-containing protein At4g02110-like, coding for MTEGNQDMLYEDRSKIFIGVRFVLVGFDPLRKWKIRSKLLEGGAVDVSGYGPDCTHLIVDSIVYDDPICLAARQDGKIIVTSLWVEQSYDMGMALDHHSIMYRPPRDLNGIPGAKSLVVCLTGYTGPDRDDIMKMVGLMGANFSKPLVANKVTHLICYKFEGDKYELAKKTKTIKLVNHHWLEDCLRSWEILPEDDYDKSGYELMMMEAEAKDSEEENEGIAANRHGEKIAIMGPDHSKSPNQFLVKQEASTNTSDLRTFRGLSGLGNTKELSLSASKQSKSHQVPAFEESPNRDTKMLNTNLCRTKEELPSSIEQNGSDFVFVSSSARKSPHSCSSREIPRKFNLPMTSEQIKTYAGSPATAEAGTEFDFLNLSSERDQEKSELGAKTSKNLSFPGKGQSSRLPEKRPLGISDSSFQSSRTSNNPESIQDGYLTANRTEQLVHTSKLHSPRKIGCHLSSRNTAPHYDNGVTLHTYHDSTISNPVTLSTQRGCDEDEPQSGTFRIMESKGNSHGTVDVNGPLDELYDVLSPVTERRDTLKFNVLAGFDKAGDDSVSGSKPLRKTSLSKKIPTSDVNGPLDELHDVPSPVNERRDTLKSNVLAEFNKAGDDSMSGSKPMKKRSLSKKTLGSRQSFRRGDDRNQKGSLSINKTALMSDSAASSGGGREETEHQNNLNSTNGEALPANNADSSKENERNKFLNSEKETAKTNESINDDTEAPEDQDDEELNVLKEKSTDTEAQRSRLRSMEKKLNVNKVVNQDDMRDTDVAKSQSTENNKSETQKILSDKKTKLSESTYVGKASVEKVSSGPNYLMKNSKKTNVATKRALVSTEGVEGKKCRTDGKKADAKKAKGSPSKKGEVLPADLSKEIERNKILDSEKETAKTTESINDDTEAPEDQEDEELNVLREKSSDTEAQHSRLRSMEKRLNVNNVVNQNDMKDTDVAKTQSIENNTSDTPKTLSGKKTKLSESTSVEASEEKVSKGPKHLMKNSKKTNLATKRVAVSTEGAERKKCRPDKANAKKGKGPPSETGKTTVIATEHQSERSMDVEKENIPDVGGQNASHAKHGADRSSPYDKKLRSVQVTKVQSEPRWFIVSGHRLQRKEFQQVIKRLKGKVCRDSHQWSYQATDFIVPAPLRRTEKFFAAASSGRWILKTDYLTACVEAGKFLDEEPYEWHKKGLTEDLAINLEAPRKWRLLRERTGHGALYGMRIIIYGDCIVPPLETLKRAVKAGDGIILATAPPYSRFLESGVDFAIVSEVMPRCDKWVQEFLRHEIPCVLPDYLVTYVCKPGYPLNNYVQYNTHAWAERALQKHVNRLEEIVEEMVRSNDDKNDLACQVCGSPDREEVMLICGDESASHGCGIGMHVDCCDPPLECVPEEDWFCPECSKNRSNTSIKRKSKKGTSTSKRKK